In Lycium barbarum isolate Lr01 chromosome 9, ASM1917538v2, whole genome shotgun sequence, the DNA window tctccttcaatatcgcgtcatTACCTTCATAAAGAACTCATATCAACagtagcatactaactacaagaacgcgtcgctaattctaagagaagtcggacagcgcttctcttgtttatactatttttcccatgttttatattaactcccaacattcatagcattactcacaatatcgaaatcaacaatcgtcatttacgtacatttagcaaaatccaccattttcctccaatttccctcataattagccttatgactcgtccttgcattttcatgcgtttaacgcttgtttcatgatataaacatcatttataacgtatttgtattcacaacacttcaacattcataattcaatcccactatcattcatttatggcactattcactcaataatggtccatttctatgttcttctacatttcaggtgtctaagcttttcaatacttcaaacaacatagaatgatcatgaaacttaccttggctagtggttgaacaacccttgagttgaaattcttcacttaaacaaaaccctagttcaccttcttgggaattacttgacttagatgatcccttgatgtgttcttgcacttgatttcataggttttgtgttgttgatctttagctttcccttgattctcttggattcttatggaggaataatttggaatattctagaggtttcttgagttgtgttgatgaataatgaactgaattgtagtccaagccccttttaataatcccaaaatttgatctgtaatgaattctcgtcgggtgaacagtggtcgtaaactgcagtttacggaccgtattttgatttacgggtcgtccactgtggtcgtatttaagcattccaaaaacagagagtttggctggtggacatggcagtttacgacctggtttacggtccataaaccagtttacgggccgtaaactgggtcgtatttaaccatattcaacatttaccgaaagtcttggctgagggacctggtggtttacgacctggtttacgggccgtattctgagtcgtctttaaccatttcaacacttaacagaatcttgagatttttgacgcaatgaaagacgttgcactatacggtccgtaaatcactttacgggccatatagggtatacgaccactgggtgaaaatgtttctgcaactttattatttccaaaaatgcaaaattagccattctcgacttagtaaaacaccatacactcaagtccttcattgttctactcatcacacaagtacagaaaaatttccgaggtgtaacaagcacAACAACCAAATAGTATCAACAACAATCATCTGTCAATCACAAAAATAAGGTAAGACCCAATGCAATGAAATGCAACCACTGATATTATCTAAACCATACACAAATGCTAAAGGCATTTTTTGcacagtagtcatgacctgcagggtacccatgatgtccatgtacTACTCGCTCCAGAattgacctcagatcacgagctcatatctaggccacatcctcaccccttgtcaaatgtgccttatatatatttctgtacctGATCACAAGATGAATCTCAACATACTTCTAGTTCAACACTAAGTATGAAACATGATTAGTCAATAATATCAGTGTCGAGGAATACAGGGCACCATGCCATAAGTCAcaacaagactcagataaatcaaTTCAACAACAGCATAAATGCATATGTCATCTCGATCAACAAGAAGAGCATATATGTCAACTCTTTCCTTCCCATATCAAAACAAATACACCTCATGTTTCAGTATATAAAGTaatggtgacaagcccacataatcagcaatcataccaacctaagtaatattCAACCAAActtcatgtctgaagacctaatcatgctttctcctatcaattctaCCACATAtataatcaactaatcaaagtctaactcaagtaaaccataacctacctcagatgTAGAATTGGAACAATGCAAGCTAATCCGCTAGAGCTTTCCTCTTGCGTAACGCCTCTGAATGCAtaaagtctagcaatataacaCTACGTAACCAATAGGTCATCTAGTTAACATAGAAATCAATATTGGGAAAGAATACCCCAAACCACCCATAACCATTCGAATGGGCGAAACAAGCATTTAAGGGTGAATTTATGCTACCCcagtcccaacaatcataatcctccaATTTATATGTTCCTAATCAATTTAACCCTTTCAAATCGGATTTAAGGCAAAATCTCCATTTTGGGTGGAATCCTAAGTCTCAATATATAATTCTCACAATAATTAAGAAATTcccatcctagaaagtgataacctaCACTTCTAGATGTTATAAACAGTGCTATAAATACTACACCATAATTTTCAACAAGGCTTTCATGAATTTAGGATTCTAGAACTCCCATCCACCATTAATGGACCTTAAGACTAACCATGGAAACTTAAGGAAGAAAGGTAACGGAATGAAATGGTAGTTTAGAACTTACCCTTAAGAAAGAATCTACCAAAGCTTTAGAATAATCGCCCTTTTCTATCTTGAAAACTGTTTTGGGAGTTATGAGACTAATGGCTAGTACTTAGTAATATAAATGTGGGTTTCTGCCTCCCGTCGATCGCTGCAACGGTCACTACGTGCACTGCAGTGGTCCTGTTGTAGCGGCCAGACCCTGTGCTACAGTGGAGTTCATTAAACGCTCCCACTAGACATAGCAGTCAAGACAGCGCCGTAACGGTCTCCCTATGGCGGCCCACTATCTGCAGTAGAAGAAACTCCCTAAACCCGAGCTTCTGCGGTGGCGCTGCTGCGGTTGACCCATGCCCGCTGCGGCGGTCACACCAGAACCAGAATCCTCTAGGTTTTCACCAAGCTTTCCAAAAATCTCGACATCAAATTAAGGCCTCACATACACAAACCGAATATACACACGtatgtaaaaacatgctacagactcacccgtggcctcggaattcccaacggaggtctaatttactaagtcaacCCCCAAACTTAATAAAACAAGTTATCAAACAAGTGCACAAAATACAATCAAATGCCTTCGTTTTAGAATTCTAAATCTTTAAGTTTCCACTAGACTCGCTCTTAGTCTCATAATTGAACCGGCAGGGGAAAAATTGTGAAAAAACACACAACGACCTAGTGGATCATTACATcagataataataaaataaccgTTCATCTTGGAATGAACAAGGGATGAAACAAGAGGAAAGATACCTGACTGGGTTAAAAGCTGGGGATACTTATTACATATATcgaactcggtctcccaagtagcttcctgaACTGGACGATTCTTCCATTGGACCTTCACTGAcgctatctccttagacctcaagtTACGAACCTCTCTATCTAAGATATCAATAAGaccctcttcataagacaagttcTCATCCAACAAGACTGAATCCCAACGAATAATGTAAGAACCGTCACCATGAGATTTAttcaacatagagacatgaaacaccGGTTGAACACTCGATAAACCTGgaggcaatgccaactcataggCTGCCTCCCCTACACAGCTAATAATCTCAAATGGACTGATGAACCTAAGactgagcttgcccttcttcccaaacctcatcacaccttttATGGGTGAGGCCTTAAACAAGACCTGTTCCCCAACCATGAACTAAAGATCTCGGATCTTTCGGTCTGCATACttcttctgtctactctgagccgTTGTGAGCTTATCTTAAATCACCTTAACCTTATCGAATGACTCCCTCAAGAGGTCAGTACCCCTATGGACTTACCTCGAGTGGtgactattattataagcaaactgtGCTAACGGTAAGAATGGGTCCCAATGACCACAAAGTCAATCACACAGGCTTGAAGCATATCCTCGAAACCTGAATCGTCCACTCAGACTGACCATCTGTTTGACGGTGAAAACTGTATTGAGATCTAATCGGGTATCGAACTAGGCCTGTAAAGTCCTCCAAAACCGAGATGTAAACTTTGGGCCTCTAtcagatatgatggaaataggaaccccaagCAACCAAAAAATCTCGCGGATATAAAGCTGGGCCAACTTCTGAGTAGCGTAGGTAATCTAAATCGGtatgaaatgagctgacttagtcaacctatcgaTAATGACCCAAATCAAATCAAAATTTCCCAAGGTCTTCAAAAGACCAACGacaaaatccatggctatcctcCCGCACTTGCACTCAGGAATgcgcatcctctgaagtgtatcTCGGGTCTCTAGTGCTCGTATTTAACCCActgacaattcagacactgagAAATAAAGTCAataatatcacgcttcatcctagcccacccaATAATGCTACCTCAGATCAAGATACATCTTGGTAGTACTAGGATGATTAGAATATCTAGAACTGTAGGACTTCTCTAGAATTGTTCGAATCAAGTCATCAACACAAGGAACACAAACACTTCCCTTGATCCTCAAGACGCCCTTACTAttaatcatggcctccttggcctcaccactcaaaCCTTGATCACGAATCTTGCCCAATCTTGCATCCTCGAACTACTTTGCTTTAATCTAGTCCAGAAGTGATGATCTCGActtaacacaagccaacaccctacCCGAATAGGACATATCAAGCCTCACGAAGCTGTTAGCTTGTGTCTGAACCTCCATGCCTAATAGATGCTCCAAAGCGATGAAGCGGGCCAAACTACCAATATTAGCTGACTTCCTGATCAAGGCATCCACTACCACGTTTGCCTTACCAAGATGATATAAAATGGTAATTCGTAATCCTTACAACTCTACCCATCTGCggtgcctagaattaagatctcgctgggtaaacacatgctgaagactgtaATGATCGGTGAATGCCTCATAATGGACACCATAGAGAattatgtagacacataagagaatTTAGAAACCGGATAAAACAACACAAAAGCCGTCCGGTGACAGAATAAGATGTTACATGTAATGACTGGATCTGAACCCTCAGCCTCTAACCTGCCAGAAAAGGAGTAGACGTAAACCTGTCTGCCACTAGCCTACGAACTTCCATGATCAACCTGTCCTGCCTGATCTCCGCCCTTATCGGGCTGATCTCCACCTTTGTCGGAATGAGATCTGCCTCTGATGGGCTGGGTGCCACCTCTACCAGCTGTGTGGCCACCACGCCCAGTATGAGCACGGTTACTACCATACGATCCTCACTCTCTAGCTACTGAAAATGGAGCCCTGGGAGGCTGATATTGAGCACCCTGGCTACCCTATCTAAGTCTGGGATAGTTCCTCTTGAAATGCCCCTGATCATCATACGTAAAACATCCACGGCCTAGCGTAGGCCGCTGAACAGAAACAAATTTAGCCGAATAACCACCATGGTCTGAAAATTAGGGCTGTGAACCCCCTGGCTGACTGTAAGATTAATGACCGGCCCTTGAAGGGCTCCAACACAAACTTGCATAGCTGACATAATAGGACCACCCGAATAAACCTTGGAACTCTGTCCTCGAGAGAATGAACCACTAAAACTACCACCCTTACGGGCCTTTTTCTCAGCATACTTGTTATAACTATCCCTACCTAACAGCTTTGATGGCCCTAATATgatttgttgacacctaattttcaccttatAAGTTGTGAATTTTGAgtttcaaatttcccgagtcaAAAACGGAGTAAAGATAATTCCTTTCAATTTTAgaatttcaaaaattttgagaAAATTGAAACATtgacattttattattatttcgcAAAAATTTAGAATTATAAGAAAATTACGAGCTATCTATTCTCAcaaatttgatttgaaaagaGGATGTCTATCCTGCTTTGTCTAATTCAGGCAATTTTTAGTTAAAACGATGTATGAATTACGACTCATTTTTGACCgcttttttcacatttttaaatattttccgaaactatatcaatatttgtcttgttttaaagctaatattttaaatttgcgagttttaaattttaataagcctaaataattatttttatttagtaatataTACATTTAGTCTCTACTTGATTTAaatccggggggggggggggtggggtaaAAATAACGGGGGGAatggaagtttattaaaataaacttCCAGCCCCCCTCCCCCCCGCCCCCGACCAATTTTCATTTGGTTTCACCCGTCACCCTCCTCTCCTCTCAGGCAATATAGGCGACCTGGTTAGGGTTTGCTTGCACCCTTGGATTCTTGGTTATTTTGGGCTTATTTTCGTTAATTATTCGAGGGTTTTTGACCTCAACCATGTCCTTTCATGGTTTCCAGGTTCAGTTCCCATCGAATTTTTGTTTTTGCTATCTAAATTAGTCCCTAAATCTAGGATGTTATTCAGGTTTAGTTGGGCTAAGGTTGCCAGGGGCGAGGTCACGAACCCTTGGCCATCTTGTGCACCTTAGCACCATAGAATCGAACCTAGGGGAAATTTCCTAGAAAATTCCTAAGTGAAGGTACACGAATTGGGGATATTATCCTATTTGACCAATTATTACAACTATACCATTAATATAGGCTGTTTGtactatttttgattttttttccagatatttttttattatttggaTAGATTTTAGGGTACAAATGAGTTGTATTTTGTTGTCCTATATGGAAAATTTCAAATTATTTGTTAGGAGGgtacaatttaaagaattttgGGGGGAAAAGTTTGGATGAGGTGTCCATTTTATCTTAGGATTCCCTAATTTTGAAAATCTATATATAGCAAGTTGAGGTATTTGGAGAGGGACCCTTTTTTTCGAAATTTAAAGAGTATAGGCTAAAAAATAAACTATATACAagaaatatatgtatgaaaaacaGTTTTTAATATATCTAAATATATAAGAGAGAAAAGATAAAAAGAAAGGAGATTTTTGACAATCAAAAGGGGTTTGGTGATTTGAAGTTTGCAGTCTCAATCCTATTTTGGTCT includes these proteins:
- the LOC132612022 gene encoding uncharacterized protein LOC132612022, with the translated sequence MVGEQVLFKASPIKGVMRFGKKGKLSLRFISPFEIISCVGEAAYELALPPGLSSVQPVFHVSMLNKSHGDGSYIIRWDSVLLDENLSYEEGLIDILDREVRNLRSKEIASVKVQWKNRPVQEATWETEFDICNKYPQLLTQSGIFPLVSSLVHSKMNGYFIII